A single Triticum dicoccoides isolate Atlit2015 ecotype Zavitan chromosome 2A, WEW_v2.0, whole genome shotgun sequence DNA region contains:
- the LOC119359080 gene encoding uncharacterized protein LOC119359080: MRRRFINLVMKDYAVDGSYWLSRMRPQENLFYASTAEAMTAQAQQARKDKINAMLPFGSTLKLPPPAARFKSSCTDCLTLDFMPFYGRDSPSEGRIVALDSTGHTVLYDADADPCSVEALPRVNSSNWRTPISLYVTGANANAAARDSGGSDVLYGINMFNSSDFEVLVHCNPSDSKFGRIDGAKAWHWLKLPSAPYLDNPGQDHTIHSYTLLEDGKTICFSSLPDNGFGTYYFDTSGHEWTKAGRWALPFIGRAWHVPELGNLWFGFSGSNPNNICAIDLCSLDGPPKVLHEWRGSNTPRNWMLVNSTMVYLGGNRFCVVRFFGVYNGPPDRNDEPTDTVSIITGLEIVKGQTSETVLRMVKHKSRTYVFEGCGIECVF; the protein is encoded by the coding sequence ATGCGGCGGCGGTTCATCAATCTGGTGATGAAGGATTACGCCGTCGACGGCTCCTACTGGCTGAGCCGCATGAGGCCCCAGGAAAACCTCTTCTACGCCTCCACGGCGGAAGCCATGACGGCGCAGGCGCAGCAGGCCAGGAAGGACAAGATCAATGCGATGCTGCCGTTCGGGAGCACCCTGAAGCTGCCCCCGCCGGCGGCCAGATTCAAGTCATCCTGCACGGACTGCCTGACGCTCGACTTCATGCCTTTCTACGGGCGAGACAGCCCCAGCGAGGGCAGGATCGTCGCGCTCGACTCGACCGGGCACACCGTCCtctacgacgccgacgccgaccctTGCTCTGTCGAGGCGCTGCCCCGCGTTAACTCGTCTAACTGGCGAACTCCCATCTCCCTGTACGTCACCGGCGCCAACGCCAACGCGGCAGCTCGGGACTCCGGCGGCTCCGACGTGCTCTACGGCATCAACATGTTCAATTCGAGCGACTTCGAGGTACTCGTTCACTGCAACCCCTCTGACTCTAAGTTTGGGAGGATCGATGGAGCTAAAGCTTGGCACTGGCTCAAGCTCCCGTCGGCGCCCTACCTTGATAATCCTGGTCAGGATCACACCATCCATTCCTACACGCTGCTCGAGGACGGCAAAACCATCTGCTTCTCCTCACTTCCTGACAATGGCTTTGGCACCTACTACTTCGACACATCCGGCCATGAGTGGACCAAGGCCGGCCGCTGGGCGCTGCCCTTCATCGGCCGTGCCTGGCACGTCCCTGAGCTCGGCAACCTCTGGTTCGGCTTCAGCGGCAGCAACCCAAACAACATCTGTGCTATTGACCTCTGCTCTCTCGACGGTCCTCCCAAGGTGCTGCACGAGTGGCGAGGCTCCAACACTCCCAGGAACTGGATGCTGGTTAACAGCACCATGGTTTACCTCGGGGGCAACAGGTTTTGCGTCGTCAGGTTCTTCGGCGTTTACAATGGACCCCCGGACAGGAACGATGAGCCGACTGACACGGTTTCTATCATCACCGGTCTGGAGATTGTCAagggacaaacgagtgaaaccgtgCTGCGGATGGTCAAGCACAAGAGCAGAACTTACGTCTTCGAAGGCTGTGGCATTGAGTGTGTGTTCTAA